A segment of the Parasphingopyxis algicola genome:
TACGATACGGACGCCGCCATGCGCGAGCGCGCGGCGAATGATGGGGTCGAGGTCGTCGCCTCACCTGCGGACATGACGCTTGAAGTCGTGATCACCTCGCTTCCCACCGTGGCCGCGGTCGAGTCCACGCTGAGTCAATTGCCAGCGCAACCCGTGACGATCGTCGAGACGAGTACGCTGCCTCTTGCCGACCGCCTGCGTCTGACAACCAACGCACAGGCCGGTCATATTCTCCTCGACTGCCCGGTGAGCGGCACGGGCGCGCAGATGGCGGCGGGCGATGCCATCCTCTATCTGGGCGGCGATCGCGATGCCCTAGAAACCGTACGACCCGTGCTCGCCGCGATCGCGCGACAAACATTCCTTGTCGGGGACTATGGCGACGCGACGCGGGTAAAGCTGATCGCCAACCATCTCGTCGCGATCAATAACTTGGCGACGGCCGAAGCGATCTTGCTTGGCGAGGCAGCCGGTCTCGATGTGAAGATGCTGATCCCCGCCATTGCGGCGGGCGCTGGCGGGTCCCGCATATTCGATCTGCGTGCGCCAATGATCGCGAACCGGAAATTCTCCCCGCCAACGATGAAGCTCTCCGTGTGGGCCAAAGATCTCGCGGCGATCGCCAATCTGGCAAAGGAAGTCGGTGCCGGGACGCCTCTGCTCGACGCCACTCTGCCACATTATCGCACGGCGATCACGCGCTACCCGGATTACGATACCGCAGCGGTTGCACTGGCGATTTCCGAGAAAGATTCCCGATGAACGAGGCACCGCGCAGCAGCGAAATCCGCGACGGCATGCAGATCGATTGGGACGTCCCGATCCCGATGGATGACGGTCTCGTCCTGAGGGCAGATGTGTTTCGGCCACTGGAACCTGGGCAATACCCCATTTTGATGACGCACGGCCCTTATGCCAAGGGCCTGGCGTTCCAAGACGGGTATCCAAGCGCCTGGAAGACGATGGCCGACGGGCATCCCGACGTGACGGCCGGATCGTCCAACCTTTACCAGAATTGGGAAGTTGCGGATCCCGGAAAATGGGTTCCGGAAGGCTATGCCCTGATCAGGGTGGACAGCCGCGGCTGCGGAACATCGCCTGGCTATATCGATCATTTCTCGCCGCGTGAAACCAGGGATTTCTACGAGTGCATCGAATGGGCCGGAGTCCAGCCTTGGTCCAACGGGAAGGTCGGGCTCAACGGCGTGTCCTATTTCGGCATCAACCAGTGGCAGGTCGCCTCGCTCCAGCCACCGCACTTGGCCGCAATGTGCATATGGGAGGGCGCGGCGGATTTCTACCGCGACATGACGCATCATGGGGGTATTCTGTCGACCTTCTGGGCTAATTGGTCCGATATGCAGGTGCGGACCGTCCAATACGGCATTGGTGAAGCCGGGCGTCGTAGCCGCGCGACGGGCCAACTCATTTGCGGCGACGAACTGCTGGACGAGGCAGCACTCGCTGCCTCCCGCTGTGACTTTGGGAATGAAATCTTCGCCCATCCGCTTGACGATGAGTATCACCGTGAGCGTTCGCCCGACTGGTCGAAGATTACCGTTCCTTTCCTGACCGCGGCCAACTGGGGCGGGCAGGGCCTGCATACGCGCGGCAATTTCGAAGGCTTTATCCGGGCCGCCTCCAATGACAAATGGCTGGAGGCCCATGGGCTCGAACACTGGACCCACTTCTACACCGATTACGGCCGCAAACTGCAGCTGCGCTTCTTCGATCGGTTCCTCAAAGGCGACAGCGCCAGCTGGCAGGACGAACCGCCGGTTCGCTTGCAGGTCCGCCATATCGATAGGTTCGAAGAGAGGGGAGAAAAGGACTGGCCGATCCCGAGCACGCAATGGACCAAGCTGATGCTGGATCCGGGCAGGGGGGCTCTCGGCGATGATGAACCGGCGACCGCAACGACGGGTGCTTTCCAGGCGATGGGCGATGGCATCAGCTTCGTCGGCCAGCCGATGGCGCGACAATGCGAGATTACGGGTCCGCTCGCGCTACGCCTGTGGGTGTCGTCGACAACGAACGATGCCGACATCTTTGCCACGCTTCGTGTCTTCACCGCCGATATGCAGGAAGTGACGTTCCAGGGTGCCATCGATCCGCACACGCCGATCGCGCAAGGCTGGTTGCGTGCATCTCATCGTAAGCTCGACGCTGAACTATCAGCTGAATGGCGGCCCTATCACACACATGATGAACTGCAGCCGCTCAAGCCCGGCGCGCCTGTGTGTCTCGACGTTGAGCTTTGGCCGACATCCATCGTGGTGCCGGCGAGTGCGCGCCTCGTCCTGACCGTGCGCGGGCGGGACTATGATAGCGGGAAGTCCGGCGGAAAACAGTCGAACTTCAAGAATGAGCTGCGCGGCTGTGGCCCCTTTCTCCATGACGATCCGCGCGACCGGCCGGACGACGTTTTCGGCGGAACGACCACCATCCATTGCGGGGATAGCCATGAGGGCTGGCTGCTCCTGCCGATCATTCCTGAATAGGAGAAAGACCAATGAAACTCGGTTTTTTTACAATGCCAATCCATCCGCTGGGTCGCTCGGTTACCGAGACGCTGAAGGAGGATCGCGAACTGGCAATCCTGGCCGACAAGCTGGGTTTTGAAGAGGGCTTTTTCGGCGAGCACGTTACCGATGCGGCCGAGACGATCACTTCTTCGCTGATCTTCGTCGCATCGCTTATTCACGCAACGAACCGCATCAAGCTGGGCAGCGGAACGGTCAACCTGCCTTGCTATCATCCGGCCCACGTTGCCGCGCAGGTGGCGATGGTCGACCATATGGCGGAGGGTCGCTTCCTGTTCGGGATCAGCCCCGGCGGGCTGATGTCGGACGCCGAACTGTTCGGCAATCTCGACAAGAATCGCGGGGACATGTTCATCGAGGCCATCGACCAGATTCTGGCGATCTGGAGTGGCGAGCCGCCGTATAATATCGAGGGAGAGTTTTGGTCCACGTCGACCGAGCGCACGTTGATCGAGGATCTGGGGCAGGGCAAGATTCTATCGCCATATCAGAAACCGCATCCGCCGATCATCACGACGGTCGTGTCACCCCACTCCAATAGCATGACGCAGGCCGCGCGGCGCGGCTGGGAACCGATCTCAGGCAATTTCCTGCTGCCCAAATGGGTAAAATCCCACTGGCCCAAATATAAGGAAGGCTGCGCGGATATCGGCGCCACGCCCGACATGGCCGATTGGCGCGTCGCCAAGAGCATTTTTGTTGCGGACGACCTGGATACTGCCAAGCGTTACGCCACTGATACCAGCGGTCCCTATCACGGCTATTATCGGTCGGTAGCGACCAAGATGATCCGCAGCGGCCGCGCTGCATTGTTCAAGCAAGATCCGGATGCACCCGATGACACGGTTACCATAGAGGGGGTCGTCGACGACGTCGTTATCTGGGGAACGCCGGACAAGGTGATCGACGAACTCGCCGCTTTCCGGGAAGAGGTCGGAGAATTCGGCACGCTGCTCTATGCGGGGCACGACTGGGTGGACCGTGATCTCGCGATCCGTTCGATGGAACTGATGGCGGAGAAGGTCGCGCCGGCCTTTTAGGGTCGTACAGCCTGCTGCACCGCCTCATGCCAGCGGGCGTCGGCCGCTTGGGCCTCGCTTCGGAGCACGTCGTGGAATGCGGCGGCCGCGATCGACAGCGGAGCCCGAACGAGGCTGACCGTCGCCAGGTCGAGCGAAAGGCTAGGTTCCGCAAACGGATTGGCGGCCAGCAGATCGCTATAGGCCGGCCCGGCCATGATCAGCGCGGGCAAGATGGCGACCCAGTCTGAGGAGGCGATATAGTCGAGCGTGCCCATCATGGAATCGAGTTCGATCGTCCGTTCCACCTTGATCCTGTTGGCGGCGAGAAAGCCGAGGATGGAATCATGACGACAATTCTTCCGTCCCGGCAGCACCAGCCGGGGCGGCGGAAGCGAACCGAGCCGCAGTGTTTCCATCGGCTCATGTCCGCTGCGCGTGCCCGATACCAAGATTTCAGGCGTCGTCAGAAAATGCTGCATGGCGACGCCTGGCTCGTGCGTCTGCTTCGGAACCACGGCGAAATCGATCTCGCCGGCCAGAACCGCTTCGGTCAAAGCGTGGCTGTAGCCTTCGACCGCTTGAACCTCGACATTGGGATATTCTTCCGTGAACCGCATGAGTGCCGGCGCCAGAACATGTGAACTGATCGTCGGCATGACGCCGACGACGATCTCGCCGACTGGTCCGCCCTCGAAGCGCTGGAGGTCATTCTCCGCCGATGCCCGGATGCGTAGCAACTCCACGCAATGTTCATAGAAAACCTTCGCTGCTAGTGTGGGTATCACGCGGCCCGTTTCTCGCCGGAACAGTTTCACGCCGTGGCGATCCTCCAATTTCCGGATATGCTGGGAGACGCCCGACTGGGTCGCATTCTCGCGCTGCGCCGCAGCCGTGAAAGACCGTTCCTCATAGGCGGCGACGAAAAGACGGATGTCTCGCATACGGCCATCATAACTTCTAATGGACTAACCAGCATACAATTAATTTTTTTGAAGTCGAAAAGCGTGCTTTGTGTCGAGCGTGACCGACACCTGCATTGATCTGTCCGGATTGCAACTGTCCGCCTCTGTAATCGCTTCCGGCGATCGCCCGTGGCTTACTCTGTTGCATTCGCTGGCGACCGATTCACGCCTCTGGCAGCCGCAGGTCGAGCCGCTCGCCCGATCGTTCAATCTTCTACTGCTCGACATGCGCGGTCATGGAAAATCGGCCGTGCTCCCGCCGCCATATAGTTGGGAGGACTTGGTCGGAGATGTTCTCGAATGCTGGAACAATCTCGGTATCCGCCGATCCGCCGTACTCGGCCTTTCGATCGGTGGTATGGTTGCATTGGGCCTCGCTCTGGATCATCGGAATCGCGTGACTCGGATCGTCGCCGCAGATTGCAGGGCCGATGCGCCGGACTGGTTTCGCGACATGTTTGGCGAACGGCAGGAAATGGTGCGGGAAAGGGGCATGGCTGGCGTGCTGGAGCCGACGCTCGCGTCCTGGCTGACCGAGCCGACCCGAACGGAGCGCCCCGACATTGTCGAGGCGGCAACGGAAATGATCCTGAATACGTCCGTAGATGGCTATCTGGGAGCTACGGAAGCGCTCAAAAAACTCGCGTTTCTGCCTCGGCTGGCCGAAATCGAGACGCCAGCGCTATTAGTCGTCGGCGAAGAGGATGGGCCGCATCCGGCTGCGATGGCGGAGATGGCGGATGCAATCGGGGGAGCTCGATTGGAGACCATTGCCGGCGCTGCGCATTTGAGCAATCTGGAACGATCCGAAACCTTCACCGGCATCGTTGCAGGGTGGCTCGAGGAGGCAATTCCATGACCCGGATCCCGGACCGTGATCCGAGCGAGCTCAGCCCGGCCCAACGGCGCGTCCATGATGCGATTCAATCCGGTGAGCGCGGCGTGGTCGAGGGGCCCTTGCGCATCTGGCTCGAAAGCGCGGAGTTCGCTGATCGGGCCCAGTCGCTCGGCGCCTTCTGCCGTTACGGAACGGTCCTGCCACCGCGGCTATCGGAACTGGCGATCATTAT
Coding sequences within it:
- a CDS encoding LLM class flavin-dependent oxidoreductase, yielding MKLGFFTMPIHPLGRSVTETLKEDRELAILADKLGFEEGFFGEHVTDAAETITSSLIFVASLIHATNRIKLGSGTVNLPCYHPAHVAAQVAMVDHMAEGRFLFGISPGGLMSDAELFGNLDKNRGDMFIEAIDQILAIWSGEPPYNIEGEFWSTSTERTLIEDLGQGKILSPYQKPHPPIITTVVSPHSNSMTQAARRGWEPISGNFLLPKWVKSHWPKYKEGCADIGATPDMADWRVAKSIFVADDLDTAKRYATDTSGPYHGYYRSVATKMIRSGRAALFKQDPDAPDDTVTIEGVVDDVVIWGTPDKVIDELAAFREEVGEFGTLLYAGHDWVDRDLAIRSMELMAEKVAPAF
- a CDS encoding NAD(P)-dependent oxidoreductase, with the protein product MSTDSDAIPCRCCGLVGLGIIGGAMAKHLVAAGHEVVGYDTDAAMRERAANDGVEVVASPADMTLEVVITSLPTVAAVESTLSQLPAQPVTIVETSTLPLADRLRLTTNAQAGHILLDCPVSGTGAQMAAGDAILYLGGDRDALETVRPVLAAIARQTFLVGDYGDATRVKLIANHLVAINNLATAEAILLGEAAGLDVKMLIPAIAAGAGGSRIFDLRAPMIANRKFSPPTMKLSVWAKDLAAIANLAKEVGAGTPLLDATLPHYRTAITRYPDYDTAAVALAISEKDSR
- a CDS encoding CocE/NonD family hydrolase, which encodes MDDGLVLRADVFRPLEPGQYPILMTHGPYAKGLAFQDGYPSAWKTMADGHPDVTAGSSNLYQNWEVADPGKWVPEGYALIRVDSRGCGTSPGYIDHFSPRETRDFYECIEWAGVQPWSNGKVGLNGVSYFGINQWQVASLQPPHLAAMCIWEGAADFYRDMTHHGGILSTFWANWSDMQVRTVQYGIGEAGRRSRATGQLICGDELLDEAALAASRCDFGNEIFAHPLDDEYHRERSPDWSKITVPFLTAANWGGQGLHTRGNFEGFIRAASNDKWLEAHGLEHWTHFYTDYGRKLQLRFFDRFLKGDSASWQDEPPVRLQVRHIDRFEERGEKDWPIPSTQWTKLMLDPGRGALGDDEPATATTGAFQAMGDGISFVGQPMARQCEITGPLALRLWVSSTTNDADIFATLRVFTADMQEVTFQGAIDPHTPIAQGWLRASHRKLDAELSAEWRPYHTHDELQPLKPGAPVCLDVELWPTSIVVPASARLVLTVRGRDYDSGKSGGKQSNFKNELRGCGPFLHDDPRDRPDDVFGGTTTIHCGDSHEGWLLLPIIPE
- a CDS encoding alpha/beta fold hydrolase; the encoded protein is MSSVTDTCIDLSGLQLSASVIASGDRPWLTLLHSLATDSRLWQPQVEPLARSFNLLLLDMRGHGKSAVLPPPYSWEDLVGDVLECWNNLGIRRSAVLGLSIGGMVALGLALDHRNRVTRIVAADCRADAPDWFRDMFGERQEMVRERGMAGVLEPTLASWLTEPTRTERPDIVEAATEMILNTSVDGYLGATEALKKLAFLPRLAEIETPALLVVGEEDGPHPAAMAEMADAIGGARLETIAGAAHLSNLERSETFTGIVAGWLEEAIP
- a CDS encoding LysR family transcriptional regulator; protein product: MRDIRLFVAAYEERSFTAAAQRENATQSGVSQHIRKLEDRHGVKLFRRETGRVIPTLAAKVFYEHCVELLRIRASAENDLQRFEGGPVGEIVVGVMPTISSHVLAPALMRFTEEYPNVEVQAVEGYSHALTEAVLAGEIDFAVVPKQTHEPGVAMQHFLTTPEILVSGTRSGHEPMETLRLGSLPPPRLVLPGRKNCRHDSILGFLAANRIKVERTIELDSMMGTLDYIASSDWVAILPALIMAGPAYSDLLAANPFAEPSLSLDLATVSLVRAPLSIAAAAFHDVLRSEAQAADARWHEAVQQAVRP